A region of Toxorhynchites rutilus septentrionalis strain SRP chromosome 1, ASM2978413v1, whole genome shotgun sequence DNA encodes the following proteins:
- the LOC129761808 gene encoding uncharacterized protein C14orf119 yields the protein MSSGGALGSGYNLTVDREFRYIVQWFTEWSDFQREDFIPVLASYLAKANPSGVVYVNGIISGIANISGEDKPMSLFQCRVKLFNEWTSKWPESNRDKLLERLAEIDPEFARQIQLELSGRRQSITQGDPAPTEYGSVQVPLDVTSIEHAAPAVTGDGEI from the exons ATGTCATCGGGAGGCGCACTCGGGAGCGGTTACAATCTAACAGTCGACCGGGAGTTCCGATACATTGTCCAGTGGTTCACGGAATGGAGTGATTTCCAACGGGAAGACTTCATCCCCGTGCTGGCTTCGTATCTGGCGAAAGCAAACCCCAGCGGAGTTGTCTATGTGAACGGTATCATTAGCGGGATAGCGAACATCAGTGGGGAAGACAAACCGATGAGTCTGTTCCAGTGTAGA GTAAAGCTATTCAACGAATGGACTTCCAAATGGCCTGAATCCAACCGCGACAAACTGCTGGAACGGTTAGCCGAAATCGATCCGGAATTTGCGCGGCAAATCCAGCTGGAGCTCTCCGGTAGGAGACAGAGTATTACTCAGGGAGACCCAGCACCAACAGAATACGGCAGTGTGCAAGTACCACTTGATGTAACGAGTATTGAACACGCCGCACCGGCGGTCACCGGCGACGGAGAGATCTAG
- the LOC129762750 gene encoding serine/threonine-protein phosphatase 5 has product MSSSATPDSGVVTSTDGENVGANKARAEELKNQANECFKNKTYEDAIKLYTEAIELDSENAIYFANRSFAYLRQESFGYALNDAVQAIKCNPAYLKGYYRRAGAHMALGKFKLALSDLEFVAKRCPNDKDAQMKYTECNKVVKKMAFERAIAVDKVEKSLLEMCRDLESATIEVDYEGPKLEDGKVTVEFMNSLMDWYKIEKKLHKNFAYRILCDVEALFKKQPSLVDITVPDDRKFTVCGDIHGQFYDLLNIFNINGLPSETNPYLFNGDFVDRGSFSVECIFTLFGFKLLYPDHFFMSRGNHESMSMNQMYGFTGEVVAKYSQTMSEMFTMVYNWLPLCHCINDKVLVMHGGLFSKDEVSLDDLRTIERNRQPPEEGLMCELLWSDPQPQNGRAPSKRGIGIQFGPDVTKSFLAHNKLDYIIRSHEVKNDGYEVAHDGKCITVFSAPNYCDATGNLGAFITLKGNDLKPQFKTYAAVPHPKVKPMAYASTLSLLA; this is encoded by the exons ATGTCATCTTCCGCAACGCCGGACAGCGGTGTCGTGACATCGACGGACGGAGAAAACGTGGGGGCGAACAAGGCACGGGCAGAGGAATTAAAGAACCAGGCAAACGAATGCTTTAAAA ATAAAACCTACGAGGATGCCATCAAGCTGTACACGGAGGCGATCGAACTCGACAGCGAAAATGCCATTTATTTCGCGAATCGTAGCTTTGCCTATCTTCGGCAGGAATCGTTCGGCTATGCGCTCAACGATGCCGTCCAGGCGATCAAATGCAATCCGGCCTATCTCAAGGGATACTACAGGAGAGCGGGGGCCCACATGGCCCTGGGTAAGTTCAAACTAGCCCTGTCGGATCTCGAATTCGTGGCCAAGCGGTGTCCGAATGATAAAGACGCCCAGATGAAGTACACCGAGTGCAACAAAGTCGTCAAAAAGATGGCCTTCGAGCGAGCGATAGCGGTGGACAAGGTGGAGAAGAGTTTGCTTGAAATGTGTCGGGATTTGGAATCGGCCA CAATCGAGGTCGATTACGAGGGTCCGAAATTGGAAGACGGCAAAGTTACGGTAGAGTTTATGAACAGTCTGATGGATTGGTATAAAATCGAGAAGAAACTCCACAAAAACTTTGCCTATAGG ATCCTGTGTGACGTTGAGGCGCTGTTCAAGAAACAACCGTCCCTGGTTGACATCACTGTACCGGACGATCGCAAGTTTACCGTGTGTGGTGATATTCACGGTCAGTTCTATGATTTGCTCAACATTTTCAATATCAACGGACTGCCATCAGAGACCAATCCGTATCTCTTTAACGGGGACTTCGTCGACCGAGGCTCGTTCTCCGTTGAATGCATATTCACGCTTTTCGGGTTCAAACTGCTTTATCCGGATCACTTCTTCATGTCACGAG gtAATCATGAAAGTATGAGCATGAATCAGATGTACGGATTCACGGGTGAAGTGGTAGCGAAATACTCCCAAACCATGTCGGAGATGTTCACCATGGTCTACAATTGGCTCCCGCTGTGTCATTGTATCAATGACAAAGTGCTCGTCATGCACGGTGGTCTATTCTCGAAGGACGAAGTGTCGCTGGACGACCTGCGCACCATTGAACGGAACAGGCAACCTCCGGAGGAGGGTTTGATGTGTGAACTGCTATGGTCCGATCCACAGCCACAGAACGGAAGGGCTCCTTCCAAGCGGGGCATCGGCATTCAGTTTGGACCTGACGTGACCAAATCATTCCTGGCACACAACAAGCTGGACTACATCATTCGCAGCCACGAAGTTAAGAACGATGGATACGAGGTGGCGCACGATGGAAAGTGTATCACGGTGTTCTCGGCTCCGAACTATTG TGATGCTACCGGCAATTTGGGTGCTTTTATCACCCTCAAAGGCAACGATTTGAAGCCGCAGTTTAAAACATATGCCGCTGTT CCACATCCCAAAGTTAAACCGATGGCATACGCCAGTACACTGAGTCTTCTCGCGTAG